ATAAAGGTCACTGAGGAGAATAACGTTACCCTTTGAGCCACTCATCTTGCCCTTCTGACCCTTTATTCCGACGAACTCGTACATCAGCGTCATCGGGGCCTTCCAGCCAAAGACCTTCTCGGATATCTCCTTTCCGGTGTCATAGGAGCTTCCAGCAGCTAAGTGGTCCTTTCCGGCCGGTTCAAAGTCAACCTTGAAGTGCGCCCAGCGCATCGGCCAGTCAACGCGCCAGCGAAGTTTGACGTTGCCCTCCCTTATGTCGGTCTCTCCTTCCTCTCCACAGTGCTCACAGCGATATTTAACCTTCCACTCGCCATCCCAAGAAACGAACTTCGCCTCGCGCCTACACTTCGGACAGTAGACCATCACCGGTTGCCAGCTCTCTTCGAGAGGTGGCTGTTTGGCCCTCTCGCGGTACTTGTCGAGTACTGCCTTAATTTCGTCCCTCTTTTCGAGGGCGAGCCTTATCTCGTTGGCGTATTCTCCAGATTTGTACAGTTCGCTCGCGTAGAGGAAATCCGCCTCGATGCCGAGCCTTCTCACTTCTTCCTCGAACTTCTCCATGAAGTGCTCTGCATAACTATCATGACAGCCCCAAGGATCAGGAACCTCGCGAACGGGTTTCGTGAGGTGCTCTCTCCACTCCTGCGGGACGTTCTTCGGAACCTTTCTAAAGCGGTCGTAGTCATCCCACATGTGGATGTGCCTCACCTTCTTGCCCCTATCTCGGAGGGCGTGGCCGACAATGTAAGCCGTGAAGAACTCTCTAAAATTGCCTATGTGAACATAACCACTCGGGGTGATTCCACTCTCAACGAC
The window above is part of the Thermococcus sp. genome. Proteins encoded here:
- the lysS gene encoding lysine--tRNA ligase, with translation MVHWADYMAEKILKERGDKEEYVVESGITPSGYVHIGNFREFFTAYIVGHALRDRGKKVRHIHMWDDYDRFRKVPKNVPQEWREHLTKPVREVPDPWGCHDSYAEHFMEKFEEEVRRLGIEADFLYASELYKSGEYANEIRLALEKRDEIKAVLDKYRERAKQPPLEESWQPVMVYCPKCRREAKFVSWDGEWKVKYRCEHCGEEGETDIREGNVKLRWRVDWPMRWAHFKVDFEPAGKDHLAAGSSYDTGKEISEKVFGWKAPMTLMYEFVGIKGQKGKMSGSKGNVILLSDLYEVLEPGIIRFIYAKARPNKELKIDLGLGLLNLYDEFDKVERIYFGLEKAKNSEEEEELKRTYELSMPKVPERLVAQAPFRFLVTLVQMPHLDEEGIIRVLKEQGHVPKELSEEDLERIRLRIKLAKNWVEKYAPDNVKFKVLENLPNLKLEHDIRDALEELAEWLETNKNFTVDMLNNVIFNVAKKRGIPSKRWFKILYNLFIGKDRGPRLAPFLASLDREFVIKRLRLEA